CCCTTGTATTACCTCAGCTTTTCACTTTGCTTTCCAATCCTTCCCCTTATCTATCCTAATTTTAGCTGTCATTCCTGACTGAAAGTTAATCATATTGGAGAAATGCAAGAGGTGAACAGAACCCAGGTGTCTGAGTTCATTCTTTTAGGATTCACAGATCATTCTGAAGTGGAGATACCCTTGTTTTTGCTCTTTCTACTAATCTACCTCCTAACAGTGATGGGGAATCTGGGTATGATTGTGTTAATCCAGACAGATCCCGTTTTGCAATCTCCAATGTACTTTTTCCTCAGCAACCTGTCCTTCATTGACATTTGCTACTCCTCCACTATCATTCCCAGGCTGTTGTGGGACCTCCTTACAAATAGGAAGGTGATTTCGTACAATGCATGTGCGACCCAGATGTGGTTCTTCACCCTCTATGCTACAACAGAGTGCTACCTTCTGGCTGCTATGGCTTATGACCGTTTTGTTGCCATCTGCAAACCATTGGTTTATCCTATTGCCATGGCCAGAAATGTGTGTCTTCAGCTTTTGGCTGGGAGCTACCTGGTGGGACTTTTTATTGCCATTGTCCACACAAGTGGTGTCTTTAGGCTCTCCTTCTGTGGTCCCAATGAAATCAGTTCCTTCTACTGTGACATCCCTCCTTTGTTGCGGCTTTCCTGCTCAGACAACTATGTTTCCAAGGTTGTACTCTtcgtcctttccacttttgtcgtGGTAGGGAATGCAATTATTGTTCTTATCTCCTATGGTTACATCATTTCCACCATTTTGAGGATGCGGTCACCCACAAGCAGACAGAAGACCTTCTCAACCTGTGCCTCACACCTGACTGCCGTTGTACTGTATTACGGGTCTTTGACCTTCATGTATGTGCAGCCTGGAGGCATTGAGGCAGTGGAGCAAGACAAGATTGTGTCCGTCTTCTACACCATTGTGATCCCCATGGTGAACCCCGTCATCTACAGTCTGAGGAACGAGGAGGTGAAAAGAGCCCTGAAGAAAAGACTGAGTAAGAAAATCTTTCACCAGAGGCCACAGTAGCAAACATTCATATGGTGTGGATTATTATGATTTTCCTCAGTCCTGCGCATTTGTCTGCCCTCTCACAACCTATCTATGGGTGATACTGGAGCTGAGCCTAAATTTCTGAGATGTGATTTTTCTAAGGCAATTTCTGatattctttttctgttttgagTGCTATAAAAGcttggtgaaataaataaataaatgacaaatcCAGGTAGGTTTGAGGAACTGGGTGGGTAGGTGttgcggtggtggtggggatgttGGTCAGGCTGCCAGGACAATTACTGCTTTCCAAATACTGGGCATTAATGGAGTATTGCTTCTGCTGTTGAGGGTGAAGGGGTGATGCAGCCACAGTAGCAAAAGCATTGAATTGTCTCTGTGCTGAGGCATCAAAGCACTGACTTCCCCATGCCTGAGTcatctgctccctctccctctctggaaCTGGCAGTGACACTTGGCATCGGGAAGGCATGTGAGCAGTGCCACCATCCCTGTGCTGCCTCACTGCCTGCTGCAATTGCTATTGCCATTTCCAGTGGCAGcaattttttaattcattaaaaaaaagaagctgtGCTGCTCCCACTGCTAAAGTTGAGCCCCATTTCTGAGATACTGTGATCCCTGCTCCTGACAGTCCCTGCAGAAATTTAGTAAAATAGCCCACCAATTTGTCTATCTGGAAATATGGCAGAGAAATTTGAGAGGCTATT
The Podarcis muralis chromosome 1, rPodMur119.hap1.1, whole genome shotgun sequence DNA segment above includes these coding regions:
- the LOC114584246 gene encoding olfactory receptor 5AR1-like, with the translated sequence MQEVNRTQVSEFILLGFTDHSEVEIPLFLLFLLIYLLTVMGNLGMIVLIQTDPVLQSPMYFFLSNLSFIDICYSSTIIPRLLWDLLTNRKVISYNACATQMWFFTLYATTECYLLAAMAYDRFVAICKPLVYPIAMARNVCLQLLAGSYLVGLFIAIVHTSGVFRLSFCGPNEISSFYCDIPPLLRLSCSDNYVSKVVLFVLSTFVVVGNAIIVLISYGYIISTILRMRSPTSRQKTFSTCASHLTAVVLYYGSLTFMYVQPGGIEAVEQDKIVSVFYTIVIPMVNPVIYSLRNEEVKRALKKRLSKKIFHQRPQ